AGTCTCTCCATTCACCATATTTAAGTCCATCCACTTTAATATTCATGATACGAATTCTTTTCAACTTGTTAACGTTATATCCTAACGCTTCACACATTCTACGTATTTGACGATTAAGCCCTTGCGTTAAAATAATTTTAAACGTACGATCATTGATTTGTTCCACTTTTGCTGGAAGTGTCGTTTGATCTAAGATTTCCACACCAGAAGACATCTGTTTAATAAAATCTTTCGTAATCGGCTTATCAACAGAAACGACATATTCCTTCTCATGTGCATTTTCAGCGCGCAAAATTTCATTCACGATATCGCCATCACTCGTAAGTAAAAGCAATCCTTCAGAATCTTTGTCTAATCTACCAATATGAAAAATACGTTCAGAGTGATTAACATAATCAACAACATTACCTTTAATATGACGTTCAGTTGTTGAAGTAATACCACGCGGTTTATTTAAAACGATATAGACATAGCCCTTATCAATCGTGATAACCTCACCATCAACCTTAACAACATCCGAATCTTCTACTTGTGAACCCAATGTAGCAAATTCATCATTGATCTTCACCCTTTTATCAGTAATCCATTTATCAGCACCACGTCTAGAACAAACGCCAGCTTCACTTAGAAATTTATTAATTCTCATAACTATGCGTACCTCTCTCATCTACTATATTTCTATTTTACATGATGCGTTTCATTAAAACAAAAAAAGAAACAAATATTGGAGGATTAAAATGATTTGGGTGAGGTGGATGTTTGGTTGAATCGCGAGTTAACTCCTCAGTTAATCCTAGAGTTGAGTCATGTCGTGAGTTAACTCCTTAGTTAATCCAAGAGTTGGCCCATGTCGTGAGTTAACTCCTTAGTTAATCCAAGAGTTGGCCCATATTGTGAGTTAATTCCTTAGTTAATCCAAAAGTTGGCCCATGTCGTGAGTTAATTCCTTAGTTAATCCAAGAGTTGAGCCATGTCGTGAGTTAACTCCTCAGTTAATCCAAGAGTTGAGCCATGTCGTGAGTTAACTCCTTAGTTAATCCAAGAGTTGGCTCATGTCGTAAGTTAATTCCTTAGTTAATCCAAGAGTTGGCTCATGTCGTAGATTAACTCT
The Mammaliicoccus sp. Dog046 genome window above contains:
- a CDS encoding pseudouridine synthase, with protein sequence MRINKFLSEAGVCSRRGADKWITDKRVKINDEFATLGSQVEDSDVVKVDGEVITIDKGYVYIVLNKPRGITSTTERHIKGNVVDYVNHSERIFHIGRLDKDSEGLLLLTSDGDIVNEILRAENAHEKEYVVSVDKPITKDFIKQMSSGVEILDQTTLPAKVEQINDRTFKIILTQGLNRQIRRMCEALGYNVNKLKRIRIMNIKVDGLKYGEWRDLTKEEFETLTSMLSYTPKRDRMISQ